A stretch of Babylonia areolata isolate BAREFJ2019XMU chromosome 23, ASM4173473v1, whole genome shotgun sequence DNA encodes these proteins:
- the LOC143298316 gene encoding charged multivesicular body protein 2a-like, translating to MPLEFLFGRKKTPEEMLRQNQRALNKAMRDLDRERQKMEQQEKKIIADIKKMAKQGQMDAVKIMAKDLVRTRRYVKKFISLRANIQAVSLKIQTLKANNTMAQAMKGVTKAMATMNKQLKLPQIQKIMMEFEKQSEIMDMKEEMMSDAIDDALGDEEDEEESEAVVAQVLDELGLQMADELSGLPGTGQSLSAKGAAAAKQPAAAAAEGDADADLEARLDNLRRQ from the exons ATGCCACTGGAATTTTTATTTGGGCGCAAAAAGACTCCAGAGGAGATGCTGCGTCAAAACCAGAGGGCCCTGAACAAGGCTATGCGGGACCTTGATCGTGAGCGACAGAAGATGGAGcagcaagaaaagaaaatcatcgcAGACATTAAAAAGATGGCCAAACAGGGACAGATG GATGCTGTGAAGATCATGGCCAAAGACCTGGTGCGCACCCGCCGCTACGTGAAGAAGTTCATCTCTCTGCGAGCCAACATCCAGGCTGTGTCGCTGAAGATCCAGACACTGAAGGCCAACAACACCATGGCTCAGGCCATGAAGGGCGTCACAAAGGCCATGGCCACCATGAACAAGCAG CTGAAGCTACCTCAGATCCAGAAAATCATGATGGAGTTCGAAAAACAGTCAGAAATCATGGACATGAAGGAAGAAATGATGAGTGACGCAATTGATGATGCCCttggtgatgaagaagatgaggaagaaag TGAAGCAGTTGTTGCCCAAGTGTTGGATGAGCTGGGATTGCAGATGGCAGATGAGCTTTCAG GTCTGCCAGGGACGGGCCAGTCTCTGTCGGCGAAAGGAGCAGCAGCCGCCAAACAGCCAGCCGCTGCAGCAGCTGAAGGAGATGCCGATGCTGATCTGGAGGCAAGACTGGACAATCTGCGACGGCAGTAA